The DNA segment TCATCTAAGTTATTCTTAATGTTCTAAATCTGGTCGCAGTGGTTGTGTGCACTACATGCCTGGTAAGAAATCCTCTTGCTCCCTCTGAAGCTCCCTTGGAACTGCTAATGCTTTGGCAAACAAAGACCCCGAGGTTAAGCTCTGCGTAATGCTTTCTTGGCCTGTATTGCCAGGCTGAAGAGGAGGGTGCAGAAAAAGCCAATTGTGAGCATATGGTATTGTCTGTGCAGCCCCCTCTTCCAAAGCACTCAGTATGGCTTTGTTGTTCGGCAGTTGGTAGGGTAACATCTTTATTatctttctgttgttgtttctttttctcactgaaatACACACTgaacagattattatttttttagtaagGAAAAAACCAGTAATAATAACTTCTGTATAAGCTTGTGGATACATTCTGTTACCCCTGAGGAAGAAGTAGGGTGAAAATACCTTTTTCAAGGGATTCAGCTTGGTAGTTGTTATTTTTCCAGCCGCTACACGTTTAAAGGGAGGCAGAGGCTGCAGTGTTTGGGTTGCTGCAGGCTTCCCAAGTAATCTAGTGAAAGGTCACATTTCAGTTGTTACCACCTTGAACTGGCAGGAGAGGACACCACTTTGAATTGATGCCGACACCAAAGGTGAGGTCCTTGCGCATCTCTCCTGCTGGTGGGAAAATCTCAAAGGGGCTCATCCTTGTCTCTGCTGTCAAAATAAGGTGCTGAATTTAAATCAGACTGGAGGCCGCCCAAGGGTTTATGTGGCTGACTAGCAGTGATTCACTTTCAAAAGAGTCAACCTCTTTCTCTATGCCAAAAATAAAACAGTAGGAAGAGCAACGGGCACCTACAGCAGTAAAATACTTGTATTACCCGCTAAAAAAAATTGTGGGTCTTTGGCATTCTAACTgtctaataaaaaattaaaataaaacttagtCAGTGGTTTTGTAAATCTACAACAGATGTCAAGAAACATCGTGATGAAGTCGAACTATTACTCAGGCCCTGTAGGCACTCAGTACTTCTCGTTTCAGAAGGAAATCAAAGTGAGTTTCCAATTAAGGTTACGTTTGCGGAACACTGTGGAAGAATCACTGGTATCAGGAGTGGGGTTAAAAAGAACGCAGCAAACACCTTAGCATACTTCAGTGTGGGAATGGAATAGAGATAGGTATAAAAAGCTTTCTTGTGCTtccatttgtttctctttccttttcaaaaaatattgtGCAGTGCTTAAAAATGGGATGATTGTAAACTAACAGCAAAACTATGTGCTTATTAGTAGTAGCTTAATCTGGTGAGACACTGAAATGTGATTCCCCCCCATATTGCACATGAGTATCTAACCAAGTAAAGAAGACAAAGTACAGGCCTGTGAGCCTATTGTTTGTTTAGCAAAGGGAAGCCAGTGGCTTTGCCATGGAATGATCCTCACATCTGTGATGTTctcttgctgttttgttttttttcctgtcctggcTATGGAAGTTAAAAACTAGGCCCTGCTTCACATTTCAGATGTGTGGTAGCTAATTACAGTAAACATAATCTTAATAACGGAGTGTCACTAGTTATAAAATATGTTTACTCTAGAGTTTCATGGGTAGGAGATGGAGAGTCCAAGCTGCAGAGGGCTGTTGCCAACTGGCTGGCTCAGGCTGTGATTTTTGTCAATTACTGTGTTTTCTATTTACGTACCTACAAAGCAGAGATGATAAAACTTGTCTGTGTCCTAATTGCCTTGAGCTTTTAGCAAATATTTATGGACTACGTGCAGAATTTCAGGAGATCAGTAATTATATTTCTACATCTTGTTAAGTGTGTTTCGCAGAATCTTCTCTCTTCCTGCTTTAAACAGCTTCCTCTTTCAGTCATGAAAGCAATTTCCAGTGGAATTGTTGAAAtttagaacaaatatttttatgctaaTGCTAGCACATTAACCTCATGTTAAGCTTTGCTCCATCTTCTTCACTTCAGCTTATCCTCATGGCTTGTTCCGTAACACCTCTTGACATTTTAAGGTGAACTGTAGGTACCAGAGATTATGAAATTGCTCCCACTTGGATAAATTAGAGCTTTGCCATTGGTTCCTCTGGAAATAGGATCAGGACCTGGATAGATGCATGTAATATCTTGTAAAGACAGGCTAATATGCTTTCTGCCTGAACAAACAGGGCTCTAAGCACTTCTGAAGCTTGTCCTCTAGTTCTCAGCGATACACATCCTGCTACTTGATCAACTGGCAAGTGAAGCTGTTCAGTACATCACAATGATCTTCATGTTAATTTGctggaaacaaaacccagcaaccCTGCAACAGGATTGACCAAAAGACTCCCAGTCACAGGTGCTAAATCACGCCTGAGTGTGAAATGCATTAAATCCACATAAGCACCCAATGAATTCATAACGGGCTGGTGCTGTCACCAGAACAAACTAAGGCCAGAAAAGAGCTTACAGAGGTGGCCAGAGCTCTTCTTTTTGAGGGTCTACAGGCACCATAAATATTACTGTGATTTTGATTCCAGTTCAACATAAGCTTTATTTAAATGGTTATcaaggaggtggaaaaaaacTAAAGGAAGTATAAAACTTTATCAAGATCTCAGTTTTCTGGAGTACTACATGTAACTCCTGAGCACTCCTGACTACATGTTGAAACTCAGCTCAGACTTTCCCTTAATCAGGCAcaggattttcaaaggaaaagtcaATGTCAGGTACAATCTCATGATTGTATTTATTTGACTCTTGCCCAGCCAGGAAGTGCACTCCACAGTACTGCAGTCTTAAAAACATGCAGTTATgcctgggggttttttgtgtgccaAGGCGCTAAGTCCTGGACTCCACTGGCTTGAAAAAATCATCTCTCCCTGACAGAAGCAGCTCAGCAGTCACCTGAAGGTACTTGGTGGTTTGTGGCAGTGTCTGAATTAGCTTGAGATGCTGCGAGCTGTAAAACGTGCATCATCAGTACCACAGCATTCCCACCTTCTGATTTAGCAACAGCTAGCTTGGCTGCTGAATTCAGCAGAACAAGTAAAGGGAGCACTAATTTACGTTTTAGGTGTAGAGATGGCAATAGTGCCCTCCTAACACTCCTCCAAGACACTTCAAAGTAGGCTAATGGCGATGAAGAAAAATGGAGCAGCAAAGATTGGAAGTTTGTCCCAGACCTGTTTTACAATAAAGCCAGGATCCATGTTCATTCTGTTTCATCCTCTTCCTGCCATTTACCTTAAGACAACCAAAATGATGTACTTTCTGTGAAAGCAGAAGGACCTATCCCCCAAAGACCACATGCTTTTAACTTTACTAAATAAGCAGAGAAGGATGAGAAAGGGCGACCCCTAGCATCGTATCCTGCCTGTCCTGTCATAAATTGACCAACTCCGTTAGTAGAAAACGTGGTCACATTTGTCTGTTGTAGCTTGAATCCACCGGATTACTACAAAGCAGCTTAAAACTTGCTTGTTTTGACCCCTTGAAGACCAGCCACCGCAGGTCTTATACCTTGGCCCTATTGCCAGGCCTTTTCAGTGGCATGAGCAGcagtataaagaaaaagcaaataaacgcCTCTGGCCATTGGGTGGTGACCTTGCTACATTACAGCAGGTATCCCGAGATGTTGTAGGGCAGTGCTGTGGCCTTCCTTTATGACAGTATCATAGGAACACGCATTAGCTCTGGAGGATTGATATTGCAAGGATCAGCACGAGGACATTTCAATGAGAAAACGAGCAATTCTTTACTCTGATTATGGTGATTAATTCTGTTACGTCAGCAGCCTTTGGCACAGACAGTGACAGCAGCAGATTTCATATGAGAAATATCTAATTCAGGAGCCAAGAACCTTAAAGGGGACTTTTGTGCAGTTAAgtaattatattaataaatgaCACACAAACACTATAATTTTATGTATATGCAGAAACACACATACTTTCCTCAATCCTATGTAAGACTTTGTACTGCTATATacttgttttgtatttgaaatatcaGCCAAAATAAACTGGCATTGCTGCTGGAACTAACCAGCCGCAGATGGACTCAACCGTGGAAGTTTTTGGACCGCATGAAGTTGAGCAGAAATTCTATCACAAGTGCCAATTTCACAAATAAGTAATCACTATTGAACTGGCAGGCATCCTACTTCCCTCACTTCgagtttgcttttgcaaaagaCTAATCAAGACATCTATCAGGTACATAATTTAAGATGGGTAGGCCTTTGCTAGGACATGAAACTGGATGGCCCTAGAGTTTCAGCTTTTGAAGGGGATTTGGCTTTCAGACAGTGCATTAACTGGTTTCCCCTCTGTTCTGAAGGCAAGCACTGATCAGGTCATGCCCCTCCCTCCAGTACCTTCTTCCCTCAGCTGCCCTAACCAAGTTGGCGGTTTATCAGTTTGGTTTTGTCTTGGATGCATTCCAGCTCATGTCTTTCATGCGTTTGATGCAAGGCATTTAGGAGGGAAGTATCAAGGCCAGGTTCCTCAATCCTGTTTTGTTAGGAAATGCTCATTTGGCAATCCTAAcatcattaaaaattattctcaatAGGGTATGCTCTGCCAGCATATGACCTTTAGCTGTTAAGAAACAGTAGAGGAAGCACCACAAAAGTAGATAATTCTATAATCAGTTCAGATGTTTGACAGATAACAAGATATAGCGCTCTTGCATTCAAGCATGGCATTTAGAAAGCTGGAGTAACACTTCAGGTGCCTGCCCTTGAATCTTGATCTGTCTGCTGTTAAAATCACCAGGCTCAACATTTCCCTACAGGAGAAAACTAAATACTATCACTCAGCTGTGTAGATTGGTAATTAACATGTTGATTTTCAAATTGGAATCACTGTAAACACTTCTGCAAGTGTTGCCTCCTCAGCTCAGATGTGCTGATCACCTGCCTTATACCAGCATGTTTGCACAGAACAGTATTTGAACCCTCTATTTTGAGCTCCCCTGTGTCTTCTTACCGTATCAATTCATATACAGGGGTTGTTTcctatcaattttttttctttgtaaggtGTGCGAAGGAAAGAGTTGAAGGCTTAGGCAAAGAAGAAACCTGTCTCCTTTTGATCTAGGAAGAAATCGTCTTGCAAATTTTAGTAGCAGTGAGGATACACCAACATTTTTATTGCAATTGAATTTTTGATTATCTGGGGTGCACTTGTAATGACTGCATACAGCCCCATAGATTAACATCTAATACTAAAAATGCTGGAAAAGTAATGCTCAAGTACATAGAGAACTACATTGATCTGCCTTACCTAAGTAAACGAGGAAGTTATCTTGGGGTCAATTTACACTTTGTACACAACCTGCTTTTCAACTATTCAAGGAGATCAATACTTATGCCAGTTCATTAGAGAATGCAGTTTACTTTTAttgtgaagaacaaaaaaaaatgcagtcaccAACCCACCACTACATTAATTTTatgaaatcagttaaaaaaattattgtaaaaaataatttttgacgAGCAAATGGAAACAAGTTGTACAGCCCTTCTATATTCTCGTATTAATAGGGGGAAATGGCATTGAACCATTATACTTAGTAACTCAAGGACAAAACCACTGTAGTTGCTTAGGGCaacaaaaatattcctgttttctcccccagTCTCAAACCCAATATTGgttgatactttaaaaaaaaaaccaaacaaaccctctCACCTGGAGTTACTGCAGAAGTCCCACACTCTTTATTCTAACTTTGATATATAAGTACCTGATAGAGCTATCCTACTGGCACGCACACAACTCAAGTGAAGCGCTGCTTGGCTCCTTCCAAGTGTTTTTAGCCTGCCAGCACACTAAGCTTAATCTTCTGGTTCCTCATAATGTGCATACCCACTAGCATACGTCCTTCCTAAATTCAAATTGCTGAATACATCTGTTGTCTCAGTATCggaatccctccctccctcgtcattgtcatcttcatcatcatcttctgCTTCGTATTCATCATATTCATCCTCACGGTCACCTGCATCTCCAGCCTTGCTGGAGGAGAGGTTCTTCCAGTAGGCATCATAACCAGAAGCTCCATCTGCATCTTCACCTCCTGTCTGTCGGCCAAACTTCAAAGAGCGtgctgcaggcagagaaaaatcATGATGTTCTCAATCCTCAACAGCAATTTGTGCAGAGCATCTGACACTTCTTGTCTGTCCTTTCTCACTACTCAGAGAAAAGCATACAATGTTAGACAGCCTTTTTCTAAATCTGACATTTTCAGATTTAATGCTTGCTCTGACAGAACCTTTCTGCTACACGCAGTCTGTCCCTCTGCAACCGTGTCTGTACAAACAATAACTGTCCTCAGAGCATGACTTAGGTTTTAGGATAAGCCTTTGGTACTCTAGCCAAGGAAAGTTTTAACTGGATGGGCTTCGCAGGCACAATACATACTGTATTCAAGAGTGGCTGAGGCAGACTGTATGCATGTTATCAAACTGCACTTTGAAATTCATTAACTGGCTTCTTGTAGATGAAATAAAGGCTTaagcaatgattatttttttttgcaatttttccgTAACTAAAACCTCAAACTAAACAAAAGTTTTCACTGTGTTGGAATCAATTAAGAATGAGAGCCTGCTCAATTCTAGGACTAAGAAACACAAATTTTCTTCCCCAAACAAATGCAGCAAAGCTTTGCCAAACAATTGAAAGTAATCGGCCTTTACTCAATGTTCCTATGCAGAAAAGTAGTCACCAGTGGTACTTGTATAGCTTGTTAGCTAGAGAAGCAGGCTTACTTGACATGCTCAGATCCTTTGTCTGCTGAGTTTCATGGCCACACTTAGGGCAGGGaggctcttttcctttttcctgcttgAAAACCTTACTTCGCACATGATCGTCACAAAAACAAGCCTATGGGgtgaaaggagaataaaaaggCTAAATGTTTTAATCGCAGAAGCACACTCTTCAGCAAGAAGCAGGCAAAAAAGTATCTAACAGCAGCAGGATTTTTCTAGTTGGGATTAAAATTTAATGAGCTCTATCTGCAGTGGAACTGGAGTCTGTGCACAGAGCAACCACTTTTGTGTTGAATGTAGTTTCATGGCTTCCTGGGGAAGAGGGTGGATAAAAGTGCAGATAAACAAGCAGAGAAAGTAACATACTCGAGGGCTGGACTTATAGTGCTGCCACAAGGAGCTTTGGCAAGCTTTGGTTTATGTTGACAAGCTTAAACAAAATACAATCAGAGATGTATGCCAGAACATAACTATGCAGTGACCTGAAGGCAAGAATTAGAGATTGAAATTTCACACGTTGAGCACCAGGGTGCCAGTGAAGATATCGGGAGAAAGGAACAATTTGGAATATGAAATCAGTGCCATGGGAGATTGCAGGGAAACATATGGAGGGTAAGAAGAGTAAGAGCAGGCAATAAACCAGCACCCGCAGAAATCTGGGCAATGCTGACAATGAAGCAGGTGGAACTTTTCATACAAAATTACTTCTGAGTATGTAAAACCAAAGGCCTGACATCAACAAATTAGCCTGTGCATGTGTAAAACTGGATTAGCTATGGAGATTATTTCTATTGGATCCAAGCTGCAATGTTTTCTGGTCAGATCAtcacttgactttttttttttttttttaaaaaaaaaaaaacaactttaaaaattttCTTAGTTCTATGCTGGATCAAAACATATTCCATAGCCTTGGATTCTGCTTGAGACCAGGGatttgtttttggctttttttcaaaaaggcCCAAACATGGTAATACCTCAATTAAAACACAGAGGGCTAGACAAAATGAAGATCACCCCACCTGGCATAAGGATGCACAACACTGGCTTGCGGTTAACAGGCAAACACAGATAAAAGCCCTTTGTCCCCCATAAGTCTGCCCCAGGCTTCAGAAACTAATACAAAAGTAtgaatattctttttaataacGTAGAGGAAGACAAGACAAGCCTTGATATCAGCCTTGGAAGCTAAGGAGAACAAGTCTAAAATTATAGCTACTTGCAACTGTCTTTACTCTTTACCTTACAACGCAGGCACGAATGTTGCCCAAGCCTGTTACAGGAAACACCTGTTGGAGAAAATCAACGTGTAAAATTCAGTACTTGGAAACCACGGATCTGTGATGTTTTTAAAACCTTGTAAAAGTATGTAATAATGTAATTGAGGCATTTATTTCTAATTCCCTGACACAACTGCACTTTGGCAACGCGCATCAGTCATTTTACCATACAGTACCATTTTACTAGATAGTTTTTTTTCCAAGCCTAAACCTCATTGCAGTAATGTAACTCAACACAAAAAGTAAAAGTTGAAGAGGGGAAAAGGTTTAACTATTTCTTGAGtttccaaacttttaaaaacagatgtttCGGAACCAATTTGGTATAAAGTGAttgccttgcttttccttttctcgCAATGTCAAAAGAAGGGGCGTTAGCATTTTACAGTCACTTTAAACAATGGCATGGCAGCCTTAATACCTGTATCTGAGTTAAATGACATGTGAGACCTTAAAGCTCACAAACTTCCAAACCTAGAACAattgttttgttctgtattttctgtcatGTCCTCTAGAAATGTACTTTATTGCACGGGACTTCATATGAAAATCTACTCAACTGTGTTAAAGAATTGTAGCTGGCACATGAACTGTAAAGAGCAGAATCGGTGCTCAAAATCTAACTTGTCTTGAAGCTTCAAACTGGTTTCTTTACTCCACTAGAGGGAGTACAGTAAAGGCAACCATACAGGAACTGGGAGCAACAGGAAGTTGGGTGAATAGTTACTCCTCAAGAAGCAGTAATATGTATTTTATCAGTCTGTGCAAGTACTCATTCCCTTCCACCTTGCCTTCCCTCTGTGACACAAAGTTTTTTAATTCAAAGTAATAAATATCATGAGTTTTCCACAAGAGCAGGACAGCCATGGGATTTAGTGGTCTGTCATGTGTTTAAAGACAGAATTGGAAATGCTAATGCATGTGTATTAAAACACTTCTGGAGTatctccactttaaaaaaaaaaaacaaacttctctCAGATAGTGATGGAAAGTAAGAGAACCTTTTTCACAGCTAGAACGGGATTTAGACTACAATTGCCTGACTGCATTTAAAGATCACGTATACTGTAAAAGTTCAGGTTTCATAATCTTGTTACCACACACTGACAAAAATCCTGCCTCTCTATCAAGACTGCACTGTGCCATGAAACATTGAACACACCGAAAACCctcagaaaagccatttctctATTCAGGGTGTGACATCACATCTGTGAATTAAAAGCTTCCAACAATCACTGAAAAAACATTCTTGTGGAACAGCTGTTGCTGCTTCAATATTGCTATGCAGGAAGATATTCCGGCAGAATACATCAAGGGAAGCTAATCAAGGCTTAGAAAATAActggttggggaaaaaaaaaacaatggcaGATGAAAAGGAGGTAAGAGATTTCTGAAGAGACAGACTATAACATTGAAatcaaaaaatattctgaattgaGAGAAATCGATGAGGACAAGAGATTAGTTAGTTCTGAAAAACAGTCTTATACATGATAAAGAACACTTTGAGTTTCTATAATAAGGATTGAAAATGTTATAATAGTCAAAATAGATGCATACAAGTTTTGGAAAGGATAAACGCTTGCCTCATGGGATAAACCAAACAGTAGTTAATGGTGGGTAGAAAAGAAATACTACAAAAGATTAGTTATTTCAAACACGCATAGGCTTGGTTTGTggtctggggtttatttttttaaatacccttGAAGTTCCTGTGTTTCATCCAGAGATGAGTAATGGACTAGCAAATTCAGGCATGGCCATCGTATCCTTTTACAAATACCAGTTTCAGTGTTGTCCACGCAACGAACTGAAGTGCAAAAGGACGTAAAGTCTTTCAGCTACCTGTTCTTCACTCAGTAGAAGTGGACGTGTATCAACATTCGACACATTATTGACACACATGTCCACTGGTCAGTGAAGAAACCAACAGTGAGTTCGTGCTCTGGATGAACACTCTTTTTGTGACTTCCTTCTGTGCTCACCCTGTCTCACTGAATGACTCGCTGACTGCTTCCTGAGTCATGCCCTTCCTCAGGACTTGCTTCTTTTGCAAAAACAACAGATGCTAATCCTTCACCAACACACAGGCCATCCACAGCAATCTGGGAAAGTTTAGCCAGACTAACACAGGTTATTTAGGGCAGCAGTTTTCCATGAGGAACAGGTATCTAGAGATAGCTCATCATATGGTCAGAAGAGTGGAAGAGAGCTCCTTCTCGCCTGCAGAGCTTTGTGGAGTtaaacagcagcatcagcagttCCAGGAGTTTTGCTGCAGTCCTGGCCACTGCCAACACTGCAAATTTAGAGACGGCTGGTTTTTGCAAAGGCAACTTCCCGGGGAGGCCTTATAACAGCCAGGCAGGAAAATGACTGCCATGTACAGTCTGGCATGGAGGAAGGTCAGAGGGAAAAACTCCAGTCTAGATAACGGGATATCAAGAGCAAGCACATAAGAAACAGAGGCCCCCTCCTCCAGTGGTGGCAAAAGCTATTTGGAAAAAGCGATGGAGAGTATTCTGGATCACAGAGGAAGCTACTGGAGAGTCTGTTTAGCTGTGGTGAACAGGACTATGAATAACGAACTTACATTTAAATGTCTCTGCTTCCAAAACTTGGCAGCTGGCTTGATGTTCAAACTGATCATCTTCACAGAGGAAATTGTGGCAAAAAGAGCAGGCGAATATTCTGCCTCCTAAAAGATTTATCAAGGCAAAATTAAATAATCATCAACAGGCACAGGCATCAAGTTTGGCTCTGCAAACAATTTAGGCAGTACTTCTGACTGAAGAACAGTTCTCCCCTCTGTCACAAATACTTCAACAGAGTCCTAAATTAGACATTGCCATCCATCATTACACTGAAAAATACCACGTATCCTACAATACAAGACAGCATAAATATAAAGCAAGTATTACCTTCTAgtcctttccttcattttaatttgaatatggcactaagtatttttcttaaatcacaTTCTCTCTTACccagtctccctccctcccaccccctcacctctGATGCACACCTGAAACACTTTAAAGGATTCCACAAACAAAGATCAGTACAGTTTGCTAAGCAACTGGGAATCCAAATACCTATactaatgcagaagaaaacagtggGAATGGCAGAAAATTGTGTGTTGACAATCTGATGCAGTGCTTAATTATGTTAAGCACTCAGCTGATAGGACAGTTAATAGTTTACATAACCATTTCTGAGTTGAGCACGGTATGTTCTTGAGCAGGTTGTTTTCATTCCCCTCTGCATAAGGTCTACTCTGAAAATGGGGCGAATGCTTTGCTTTGAACAAACTTACTGTAAGGACTAATTAGTGAAGATTTAAAATGCTATGTTAAGACTATAGGTACAGTAACCTAAGCAATGTGAGGACAAAAGTATCATTTAGATGTTCTTAATTTTAAGTGTGATCAACCTACCGTGGTCCCAGACACTTCTTTCACACTCAATACATTCTGCATCCGCGAGAGGGCAGATACACGCGTGCGTGCTGAGACACTTCCTCCCGTGACACACCCAAgcttcacagaaatcacagattGCGCCCTGCAATTACAGAAAGATATCATCTTGGGACTTCTGCAATACCTAGAGTGAGACTGTTATTCTATAACCCTGAATGTATGCAAGTATCTCTTCTCTCAGTAGGTTCATTCCAGTTGAGCGAGAGTGTGAACTGCATGTCTATGCCTATTAAGCTGCTCCACAGTTCATCTTCTTTGTTTGATATTCATTTTTGCAGGATTAAATACAATGCAAAATACCTTGTCttattccttttctgtttttttacagTTCCTATCTTAAATCTTATGCATGAAAACTGTGTCCTCCAGCTGAAACCTGAGATCCATAAATGATAACAATGTTCTGGCAGAAATGCAATTTcaaaaaaagatctgaaaaatgcCACGAGATTCTTACAGCTGAAACTGCTCATTTGGATTTTAAACCATGTTATATTAGAACACaagctctgcagggagaaaaggtgaAATAACTCATTAGAAATAAGTTGGactctttaattttcatttttattaaactaCAACTATCCCTTAATTGTAGCATTTAAGAAGCCTCATCAGCCCATATGTAACAAGCTACCCTGTGCATTAAATACATGCAAAACTAAGAAAACAATGATGAATCCAAATTAATTGTTGATGAAAATACTGCATCAGTG comes from the Chroicocephalus ridibundus chromosome 5, bChrRid1.1, whole genome shotgun sequence genome and includes:
- the ZNF330 gene encoding zinc finger protein 330; translation: MPKKKTGARKKAENRREREKQIRASRANIDLAKHPCNASMECDKCQRRQKNRAFCYFCNSVQKLPICAQCGKTKCMMKSSDCVIKHAGVYSTGLAMVGAICDFCEAWVCHGRKCLSTHACICPLADAECIECERSVWDHGGRIFACSFCHNFLCEDDQFEHQASCQVLEAETFKCVSCNRLGQHSCLRCKACFCDDHVRSKVFKQEKGKEPPCPKCGHETQQTKDLSMSTRSLKFGRQTGGEDADGASGYDAYWKNLSSSKAGDAGDREDEYDEYEAEDDDEDDNDEGGRDSDTETTDVFSNLNLGRTYASGYAHYEEPED